The following are encoded in a window of Pseudomonas sp. St316 genomic DNA:
- a CDS encoding 5-carboxymethyl-2-hydroxymuconate Delta-isomerase, protein MPHLHMEYTANLPELKADVALLRLNNALVASGQFAAELDIKSRAVKLETFRVGTGLGERGFVHVKLALLSGRSPEIKKQLADSLLAVIQELGPWPADVSVQLCVEILDIDRVPYAKALIG, encoded by the coding sequence ATGCCTCACCTGCACATGGAGTACACCGCCAACCTGCCCGAGCTGAAGGCCGATGTTGCACTGCTGCGCCTGAACAATGCGCTAGTGGCTTCCGGTCAATTCGCTGCCGAGCTGGATATCAAGAGCCGGGCCGTGAAGCTCGAGACTTTCCGGGTGGGGACTGGGCTGGGCGAGCGGGGTTTCGTGCACGTGAAGCTGGCCTTGCTGAGCGGTCGCTCGCCGGAAATCAAGAAGCAACTGGCCGATAGCCTGCTGGCCGTGATCCAGGAGCTGGGGCCATGGCCGGCCGACGTTAGCGTGCAACTGTGCGTGGAAATCCTCGACATCGATCGAGTCCCGTATGCCAAGGCCTTGATCGGTTAA
- a CDS encoding glutamine synthetase family protein: MSFAPVQHAEAFLAQNPDIELFELFILDNNGVPRGKLLHRDELLAVFESGRPLPSTILGLTVNGDDVDNSGLVWDVGDIDCRAYPLSGSLQRMPWRLIPTAAVQVSMHPQEGMPATIADPRYLLSRVIEALQADGYYPVMAAELEFYLLDAQRDNQGRPQPARDADGGRPRATQVYGLRELEQIEPFLADLYAACKLQGIAARTAISEYAPGQVEITLEHRSDALQAMDEAVRYKRLVKGVAHKHGMQACFMAKPFDHLAGSGMHMHVSLADRDGHNLFASEAADGTPLLRQAVGGMLDTLLDSLLMFCPNANSYRRFQSNSYAPLAATWGVDNRTVSLRVPGGPAFSRHIEHRICGADANPYLAAAAILAGIHHGLREQCDPGKPVEGNGYAQATELLPTDWLTTLRALEASAWAREAFGDEFLGVYLAVKRAEYRQFMGEVGEQDWRWYLNQA; this comes from the coding sequence ATTTCTTTCGCGCCCGTGCAACACGCCGAGGCGTTTCTTGCGCAGAACCCTGATATCGAACTGTTCGAGTTGTTCATCCTCGACAACAACGGCGTGCCCCGGGGCAAGTTGTTGCATCGGGACGAATTGCTGGCGGTTTTCGAAAGCGGCCGGCCACTGCCCAGTACGATTCTCGGGCTGACCGTCAATGGCGATGATGTGGACAATTCCGGGCTGGTGTGGGACGTCGGTGACATCGATTGCCGCGCCTATCCCCTCAGCGGCAGCTTGCAGCGCATGCCGTGGCGATTGATTCCCACGGCCGCCGTGCAGGTCAGCATGCATCCCCAGGAAGGAATGCCGGCGACCATCGCCGATCCGCGTTATCTGCTCAGCCGGGTGATCGAGGCCTTGCAGGCCGACGGTTATTACCCGGTGATGGCGGCGGAGCTGGAGTTTTATCTGCTGGACGCGCAACGCGACAACCAAGGCCGGCCACAACCGGCGCGGGATGCCGACGGTGGCCGACCGCGCGCCACCCAGGTCTACGGTTTGCGCGAGCTGGAGCAGATCGAGCCGTTCCTGGCTGACCTGTACGCTGCGTGCAAGCTGCAAGGCATTGCGGCCCGGACGGCCATTTCCGAATACGCACCGGGACAAGTGGAGATCACCCTCGAACATCGCAGCGATGCCTTGCAAGCCATGGATGAAGCGGTGCGCTACAAGCGACTGGTCAAGGGCGTTGCCCACAAGCACGGCATGCAGGCCTGTTTCATGGCCAAGCCGTTCGATCACCTGGCGGGCTCCGGCATGCACATGCATGTCAGCCTGGCGGACCGTGATGGTCACAATTTGTTTGCCAGTGAAGCCGCCGACGGCACGCCGCTGTTGCGCCAGGCGGTGGGTGGGATGCTCGACACCTTGCTCGATTCGCTGTTGATGTTTTGTCCGAACGCCAACTCCTACCGGCGATTCCAAAGCAACAGCTACGCACCGCTGGCGGCGACCTGGGGCGTGGACAACCGCACCGTGAGCCTGAGGGTGCCGGGCGGTCCGGCGTTCTCGCGGCACATCGAGCATCGTATCTGCGGTGCCGATGCCAACCCTTACCTGGCTGCGGCGGCGATATTGGCCGGCATTCATCACGGCCTACGTGAACAGTGCGATCCGGGGAAACCTGTCGAAGGCAACGGCTACGCCCAGGCGACCGAGCTGCTGCCCACTGACTGGCTCACCACCCTGCGTGCCCTTGAGGCATCGGCCTGGGCGCGGGAAGCGTTTGGCGATGAGTTTCTTGGCGTTTATCTGGCGGTCAAACGCGCCGAATACCGTCAATTCATGGGGGAAGTCGGGGAGCAGGACTGGCGCTGGTACCTGAATCAGGCGTGA
- a CDS encoding LysR family transcriptional regulator, with product MNRNELRKADINLMVVFETLMLERNVTRVAEKLFLGQPTISSALNRLRKMFNDPLFIRVGHRMEPTARAEEIILHLSPALDSLSMALSLTHDFDPTSSTMTFRIGLSDDVEFGLLPPLLSSLRQEAPQIVFVVQHVDYWRIPDLLASGDITVGISQTRGLPANAKRKLLRHIQPRVLRADASDTPLTLDEYCARPHVLVSHTANVAGFVDEWLAEIGRTRQVVLSVPQYSALPALLAGTDLIASLPDYTAAAMAASGQLFNEPFPFKTPTLDLSMVWLSHVDSDPAERWLRSRLEAFMGERGASTHA from the coding sequence ATGAACCGCAACGAATTGCGCAAGGCCGACATCAACCTGATGGTGGTTTTCGAAACGCTGATGCTTGAGCGTAACGTGACACGGGTGGCGGAAAAACTGTTCCTGGGCCAACCGACCATCAGCTCGGCACTCAATCGTTTGCGCAAGATGTTCAACGACCCGTTGTTCATTCGCGTCGGCCACCGCATGGAGCCGACGGCAAGGGCCGAGGAAATCATCCTGCATCTGTCACCCGCGCTCGATTCGCTGTCGATGGCCTTGAGCCTGACCCACGATTTCGACCCCACCAGCAGCACCATGACGTTTCGCATCGGTCTGTCGGACGACGTCGAGTTCGGCCTGCTGCCGCCCCTGTTGAGCAGCCTGCGGCAAGAGGCGCCGCAAATCGTGTTCGTGGTCCAGCACGTCGATTACTGGCGCATCCCCGATTTGCTGGCATCGGGCGACATCACCGTGGGTATCAGCCAGACTCGCGGGCTGCCGGCCAATGCCAAGCGCAAGCTGTTACGACATATCCAGCCCCGCGTGCTGCGCGCCGATGCGTCGGACACCCCGTTGACCCTGGACGAGTATTGCGCGCGACCTCACGTGCTGGTGTCCCATACCGCGAATGTCGCCGGTTTTGTTGACGAATGGCTGGCCGAGATCGGACGCACGCGCCAGGTCGTGTTGTCAGTGCCGCAATACAGCGCATTACCGGCGTTGCTGGCCGGCACCGACTTGATCGCCAGCCTGCCGGACTACACCGCCGCCGCCATGGCCGCCTCGGGGCAGCTATTCAATGAACCCTTCCCCTTCAAGACTCCGACCTTGGATTTGTCCATGGTCTGGCTTAGCCATGTCGACAGTGACCCGGCCGAGCGCTGGTTGCGGTCGCGGTTGGAGGCCTTCATGGGCGAGCGCGGGGCCTCGACGCACGCTTGA
- a CDS encoding methyltransferase domain-containing protein has product MDLKETDILGPDIGQHWYYRSKARAMLHMLKGTSANTLLDVGAGSGFFSHHLLTHTATAQAWCVDISYPADSDASTAGKPVRYRRAVDSLDADLVLLMDVLEHVDDDVGLLKSYVDKVPSGSRFLITVPAFQFLWSGHDDFLEHKRRYTLRQLETVVAQAGLRVQQGAYYFGLVFPIAAGLRLLQRKASGAPVKSQLARHHPLVNGVLRSLCSLERPIMGANRMAGLTVFCLAQKP; this is encoded by the coding sequence ATGGACCTCAAGGAAACCGACATCCTGGGCCCCGATATCGGGCAGCATTGGTACTACCGGTCGAAAGCGCGGGCCATGCTGCACATGCTCAAGGGCACTTCGGCCAATACGCTGCTGGACGTGGGTGCCGGGTCGGGGTTTTTTTCCCATCACCTGCTGACCCATACCGCAACGGCCCAGGCCTGGTGCGTGGACATCAGTTACCCGGCCGACTCCGATGCCAGCACCGCCGGGAAACCGGTGCGCTATCGTCGAGCGGTGGACTCGCTGGACGCCGACCTGGTGCTGCTGATGGATGTGCTGGAGCACGTGGACGATGACGTGGGCCTGCTCAAGTCGTATGTCGACAAAGTGCCGTCCGGCAGCCGCTTCCTGATTACCGTGCCGGCGTTCCAGTTCCTCTGGAGCGGCCATGACGATTTTCTCGAGCACAAGCGCCGCTACACCCTCAGACAGTTGGAAACCGTCGTGGCACAGGCCGGTTTGCGGGTCCAGCAAGGTGCGTATTACTTCGGCCTGGTATTTCCCATTGCTGCCGGCCTGCGCCTGTTGCAGCGCAAGGCGTCCGGAGCCCCGGTCAAGTCGCAGCTTGCGCGCCATCATCCGCTGGTCAATGGCGTGTTGAGGTCACTGTGCAGCCTGGAACGTCCGATCATGGGCGCCAATCGTATGGCCGGCCTGACGGTGTTCTGCTTGGCGCAGAAGCCGTGA
- a CDS encoding GtrA family protein — translation MTGLLVTAVHVVAAVLFVHLILANPPLANGFAFVVATVVSYLINTLWSFSSRLHGRTLGRFVVVSIGGLGLAMLVAWVAQRVGLDYLAGIAAVALIIPVFTFILHNFWTYR, via the coding sequence ATGACCGGCCTGCTCGTCACCGCAGTCCATGTGGTGGCTGCTGTGCTTTTTGTGCACCTGATCCTGGCGAACCCTCCGCTGGCCAATGGTTTCGCCTTCGTCGTGGCGACCGTGGTGTCGTACCTGATCAACACCCTCTGGAGTTTTTCCAGCCGCTTGCATGGCCGCACCCTCGGCCGTTTCGTCGTGGTATCGATCGGCGGGCTCGGGCTGGCGATGCTGGTTGCCTGGGTAGCCCAACGTGTCGGCCTGGATTACCTGGCGGGCATCGCAGCCGTGGCGCTGATCATCCCGGTGTTCACCTTCATTCTGCATAATTTCTGGACGTATCGATGA
- a CDS encoding LysR family transcriptional regulator — protein sequence MLNSNSLRKLDMQDLMVFSAVYEQSSVTGVSEALCVSQSTVSYCLKKLRTCFEDELFINTRTGMLPTYKAEGMYDHVRAILQSINRCHAGTPTFDPTRQATTFNICAPEYFEQLILPQLLQGFDYANLPLVVNVHKLEADIPAEELRDGSLDLVICFGPNLHSNHADFKSRPLLEEDLVCVVDKRATPLEPQLSLQSFVRRRHVFPTPWSSATNMVDGWLSQQAQQRQIAARANSYSAALKMITGTDFILTLPRRIQKLLANEAIFNHHEAPQGLPGFTLNMQWSLAVDQDSANAWLREQIIKACAARDT from the coding sequence ATGCTGAACAGTAACTCCCTCAGAAAGCTCGACATGCAAGACCTCATGGTGTTTAGCGCCGTGTACGAACAAAGCAGTGTCACCGGCGTGTCCGAGGCATTGTGCGTCAGTCAGTCAACCGTCAGTTATTGCCTCAAGAAACTGCGAACCTGCTTCGAAGACGAGCTATTCATCAACACCCGCACCGGCATGCTTCCGACCTATAAGGCCGAGGGCATGTACGACCATGTGCGTGCCATTTTGCAAAGCATCAACCGGTGCCATGCCGGCACACCCACCTTCGATCCAACCCGGCAAGCCACTACCTTCAATATTTGCGCGCCGGAATACTTCGAACAGCTGATCCTGCCGCAACTGCTGCAAGGTTTCGATTACGCCAATCTGCCGCTGGTGGTGAACGTACACAAGCTCGAAGCCGACATTCCCGCCGAAGAGTTGCGCGACGGCAGCCTGGACCTGGTGATCTGCTTCGGCCCGAACTTGCACAGCAACCATGCCGATTTCAAATCCCGACCGTTGCTGGAGGAGGACCTGGTTTGTGTCGTGGATAAACGGGCGACGCCACTTGAGCCGCAATTGAGCCTTCAGTCTTTCGTACGGCGCCGACACGTGTTTCCGACGCCCTGGTCGTCAGCGACCAACATGGTGGACGGTTGGCTGTCGCAGCAGGCGCAACAACGCCAGATTGCCGCACGCGCCAACAGCTACAGTGCCGCACTGAAGATGATCACCGGCACCGACTTCATCCTGACCCTGCCCCGCCGCATCCAGAAACTGCTGGCCAACGAGGCGATCTTCAATCATCACGAAGCGCCCCAAGGCCTGCCGGGGTTCACCCTGAACATGCAGTGGAGCCTGGCCGTCGATCAGGACAGTGCCAACGCCTGGCTGCGCGAACAGATCATCAAGGCCTGCGCCGCACGCGACACCTGA